One genomic window of Streptomonospora nanhaiensis includes the following:
- a CDS encoding response regulator transcription factor, with the protein MCAHVLIAEDDVQQADLVRRYLEREDHTTAVVHDGGAALAEYRRSRPDLVVLDVMLPEMSGLEVCRRLRAESDVAVLMLTARSTEDDLLAGLDIGADDYVTKPYSPRELMARIRTLLRRAAAPGGPDRPLRAGAVVVDPARHTVHVDGAQVECTPAEFQLLAALAARPEQVFTRSQLLERIHGIDRFFTERTIDVHVKNLRKKLEPNPRSPRRLVTVYGVGYKLRGGGETPA; encoded by the coding sequence GTGTGCGCCCATGTGCTCATCGCCGAGGACGACGTGCAGCAGGCCGATCTGGTCCGGCGCTACCTGGAGCGCGAGGACCACACCACGGCCGTCGTGCACGACGGCGGCGCGGCCCTTGCCGAGTACCGGCGCAGCCGGCCCGACCTGGTGGTGCTCGACGTGATGCTGCCCGAGATGAGCGGGCTGGAGGTGTGCCGGCGGCTGCGCGCGGAGTCCGACGTGGCCGTGCTGATGCTGACGGCGCGCTCCACCGAGGACGACCTGCTCGCCGGCCTGGACATCGGCGCCGACGACTACGTGACCAAGCCCTACAGCCCGCGCGAGTTGATGGCGCGGATCCGCACGCTGCTGCGGCGCGCCGCCGCGCCGGGCGGCCCCGACCGGCCGCTGCGCGCCGGGGCGGTGGTGGTCGACCCCGCGCGGCACACGGTGCACGTGGACGGCGCGCAGGTGGAGTGCACGCCGGCGGAGTTCCAGCTGCTGGCGGCGCTGGCGGCCCGGCCCGAGCAGGTCTTCACCCGTTCCCAGCTCCTGGAGCGCATCCACGGCATCGACCGGTTCTTCACCGAGCGCACCATCGACGTGCACGTGAAGAACCTGCGCAAGAAGCTGGAGCCCAACCCTCGGTCGCCCCGGCGGCTGGTCACCGTCTACGGGGTGGGCTACAAGCTGAGAGGCGGCGGTGAGACGCCGGCGTGA
- a CDS encoding L,D-transpeptidase, producing MNPHPLTRRPGAAVRGAAAPALAALLLALAGCSSDGASDGAAEQADTAPTSDASAGRGQEPARIATATGSEIDVHAEPDGAVTQTLASPNDFGADRTFLIEDERGEWLEVLLPVRPNGSTGWVRASDVSLSTTTLSLHVDLGDFAFRVLDGGEEVRSGDVAIGTEDTPTPPGRYYFTELLRPPEPDGDYGAYAFGLSGFSPTLEEFAGGPGQLAVHGTDDESGLGGEVSHGCIRVANDDITWMAENLPLGTPVEVTE from the coding sequence ATGAACCCTCATCCCCTGACGCGGCGCCCCGGCGCCGCCGTGCGCGGCGCCGCGGCGCCGGCCCTGGCGGCCCTGCTGCTGGCGCTGGCCGGCTGCTCCTCGGACGGCGCCTCCGACGGCGCCGCCGAGCAGGCCGACACCGCCCCGACCTCCGACGCGTCCGCGGGCCGGGGCCAGGAGCCCGCGCGGATCGCCACCGCCACCGGCTCGGAGATCGACGTGCACGCCGAGCCGGACGGCGCCGTGACCCAGACCCTGGCCAGCCCCAACGACTTCGGCGCCGACCGCACCTTCCTGATCGAGGACGAGCGGGGCGAGTGGCTGGAGGTGCTGCTGCCCGTCCGCCCCAACGGCAGCACCGGGTGGGTGCGCGCCTCCGACGTCTCCCTGAGCACCACCACCCTGAGCCTGCACGTGGACCTCGGCGACTTCGCGTTCCGCGTCCTCGACGGCGGTGAGGAGGTGCGCTCCGGCGACGTCGCGATCGGTACCGAGGACACCCCCACCCCGCCCGGCCGCTACTACTTCACCGAGCTGCTGCGGCCGCCCGAGCCCGACGGCGACTACGGCGCCTACGCGTTCGGCCTCAGCGGGTTCTCGCCCACCCTGGAGGAGTTCGCCGGCGGCCCCGGCCAGCTCGCGGTGCACGGCACCGACGACGAGTCGGGGCTGGGCGGCGAGGTCAGCCACGGCTGCATCCGCGTGGCCAACGACGACATCACCTGGATGGCGGAGAACCTGCCGCTGGGCACCCCGGTCGAGGTCACCGAGTGA